The following DNA comes from Pararge aegeria chromosome 25, ilParAegt1.1, whole genome shotgun sequence.
AGAGTTGCCGGCGAACGCGTCGCACTCCGCGGGGGAATATAGCGCCGTTTTGCGCTTCTCGCCCGTTATACCTGCGTgcaaaagaataaatatatcaGCATATCGGAATACTGTCAAAAACTCAGTCGTACGAGTCAGGGATATAATAACGGAAAACGCATGCATAATGCATtattaacagtatttttattgttacgttacaaattaaagtagCTCTTGGTATGgtaaagcgatgatagcgcattgggcagaaGCTCGAAttccctttcgggggggccTTTCGAATCccaaatttttttgaaaaattaaaatcaagtgactcctgtcactttatcaggtatatagcgtaggtactatgcacgtgtcggtcttttatcttcaatagggttgtcatgagTAAATTCTtgtatgttttgaattagtttgtatggaaaaatacttatgcaccctccagcagtatttcgtaatttggtcACACATTGTATAGAGGTATCTTATATTGAGGTTTCACTGTAAAAGATTATTAAAGACTGACCAAGTTGTCCATAGTTGTTGAGCCCCCACGCGAACATTTTGTCTTTGTTCGCGTCCAGCACGAAGGTGGCGTGGTATCCGGCCCAGATGCGGGACGCGCCCGCCTTTAGAGTTACTTTAGACGGAACCAAGAGCGCACCTGGAACGCATTAcaatacagggttaaataaaaaaataacaaagctgTCGGCCTCGTAGTTTCTaccattaaaactaacaacttatGTTATACGATTTTTCGAAATtctgtattaatttaatttcatcaaaaaattcataaatctaatatggtttattaatttatctgtaaaataaaagttttaaggtGGACTACATGCTTACCCctttctaattgtgggaggagacccgtgccctatagtgggccggtaatgggttgatatgatgatgatgaaagtttttatgatTCACACAATAGGATGTGAATACTTACTGAATCCTTGTCTAGCATCTCTGGACGCAGACCTTTGTGACAGCCTGCCTAGTTGTCCTTGCTCACCGCAACCCATTGTGTACACTGAACCCGAAACCTGTAACGTAAAGTCGTAATTTTTCCCATTTGCTTATTATTTGAACACATGTTTAAGAGTATAGATGAAATAATAAGTGGTTTAGAGGAATGCAaagaaaagctttttttaaggcaataaaatataactcgcttcaacaatgaaggaaaacTCTTCAGCTTGTGAGAGATATATTTATGGATAAAGGATTTCATACTCACTGATAACATTACTAGGTGATCACCACCAGAAGCTAGGGCCACGGCTGGTTCACCAATATCCACTTTCACTGGCTCTTTGCACGCTTTACCTTCCCTGCCACGGACTACCAGACCCATGCTTCCGTGTGAATCCTGAAAACAGTCAAATGAGTCATTTATTAAATAGGATACCATCTTCATTAACATCTTAGACAGAAAGGttgttgatgttttttttattctattagaagttagcccttgactgcaatctcaccgggtggtaagtgatgatgcagtctaagatgctagcgggctaacctgttagtatggtagtcataccccaatcggtttcaacgcgacatcgcacctgaacactaaatcgcttagcagcatgtctttgtcggtagggtggtaaccccTTTTCAgaggggagtcccacataatctCCGTCCTGCCCGAAGgccggaggtagcaataaagcttttccatcacgccaaaaaaaaaagtttggtaactagccacagccagaGCCAGAAAAATTTtgtcggaaaagagcaactgcttcgTTTTTGTCAGCTTCTTTttgttagaatctgccttccaaaacATTGtgagtctctacaaacagacagacttggttatagagtaagcctgcttgaaatatataaatgaatttaaataattattatttcatataaagcatccactacattcgttaactttaaactaaagctacaagggttaaTGTCTAAGAAGAAAGCCTTTTTTATGTCATCAGTAGTTAGCTCAGTTAGAGAAAAGAAAGAAGAGAAAGTATATATcgtttaaacatttatatttcgaCTTTTCCATGAGCTTACTTTTGATTTTAAACCTTTTAGGAGAGGTCTCAAAGATATCAatagtagtttattttaaaatagtgaaCAATTTCCTTCAAAAgaattacttattaaattgaattacttatttgacggccgactggcgcagtgggcagcgaacctgctttctgagtcgtggccgtgggttcgattcccacaactggaaaatgtttgtgtgatgaacatgaatgtttttcagtgtctgggtgtttatccgtatattataagtaattctgtgtttAATATTCATGGAAattttcatcagctatcttagtacccataacacaagctacgcttactttggggctaggtggcgatgtgtgtaatgtcgtagtatatttatttatttatttataaaaaaaaattgaatacatACCCTAAAGGCTCCCCAAGCATAAACATCCCCATTATCAAGCAGAGCTGCTGAATGTGAATCTCCTGCTGCGATAGCCACAGCTGGCTTAGGCAGCGATACAGCTTTGGGTGTCCCCTCGTCCTTTTCATTAGTTGTTGTTCGTCCTAATGCACCTTCATCGTTGCAGCCAAAGGTCCAGATCTGGGAAATTCAAGGTTATTTCTTAAAACCCTGTAAACAAGGGAGGGGAGGGGTAACGGGAGGAAAATTTGATGATTGATATTGATGATAGGTATAAAAAACAGGTAAAAACAATATCTACAACATACCAATCTGTCAACTATTTTGTGCTATAAACAATATGGAAGATGaatcttcatatatatatattattatgttgattATGTCTTAAGAGCTTGACATGAATgcatttgaatttaaatgttggaaaagagcagttTCTAGTCACCTTCTTCATGGTAGAATCTGGCGTCCAAACCGTAGTCACTATGAGCTATGACTAGCAAAActagctagtaataatatatgttgTATGAACCTAATTTTGGAATACCGAACGTTAAAGCAATGATAGCACATTGGGTAGtggctcaacttcactttcggggggggctGGTTTCTAATCCCACTAGCTGGACCTTCACCTTTTCTTAGGACTGgtccagcttggtggactacggccttaaccccctctcaTTGTAGGATTCCcgtgtattgggccggtaacaATATGATGAAACCCATGGTGGTTCCCGCATGAGTGATTTTCACATCCATGAGCTATGACTAGCAAACCTACTcgaaaaaatatcaatatataaaattatatattttaatgataattgtATGAACCTAATTTTGGAATACTGAACGTTAAGTGTACCTTTCCGTCGCTATCCAACGCGATGGTATGCATGCCCCCCGCGTACGCGTCAACGATCTTGTTCCCCAGGGCGGCcacgtgacgaaacctgcaagTGAGTAGTAAAACATCTGGTTACTCAGGTTGGGGTGACGTTTATTTTTAGTTGCCTAATGGCTAACAAGTTGTTTAGCTTTTTTTGTGTTCTatttttttacaggatgatAAATCGTACAACACATGATTGATATCTCGTGTTGTAcgatttaatatacttatacagAACATCTAGTATGAAGACCAACGGAAAACCAAATTTGACCCAGCACATCTGGTTATAGACTCTCGACTGATTgcacatattaaaataaaaaaaatgataattaaatatcaattacatacatttatctgtaaaaataataaacctctGTGTTTAGTTAGTCATGCTCAAGTCAGCATAGTAAAGGCTATGCTTGGAGCatctctacatgatcaaataataaatgaaaagatGAGAGAATGGCTACCCTGCACTGGTAGTCCACAACAaggtggacaggcgacatcaaGTGTGTTGCAGGGAGCTACTGGACTTAACAGCACAAAACCATGAAATTCTGAACTCTGAACACTCACTTGGTAGTCTCCATGACATCTTCTCCAAGTCCCAGCTGACCAACGTCTCCTTGTCCGCATGTCAACACAGAACCCCTCTTCTTTGGGGCAGTCGGTATCTCCAGCAGGATTGCTGCTGAAGGATAACAGAATTtgttaataacataaatttaGCAATACATGTCTGCCGTCTCTATGTAAACCTtgttataaagaaattcaacaatttaatgtttttaatttacacaTTATTTGGTCCAGAATTACCATAAGAAGCactaaacaacaaaattacaaaattggTATGCTAATAATTTTAGTGACTTTTATTAGCGAGTGTTTGTAACAAGTATTGTGCACTTGTCtgaattattgttttcattttatctAAGAACTTTTGTATCCTTGTCACAATAATCAGTGACCTCAATAAACCTTGATAATGGATGCACAGCTGACATTATGGTTGTCATCACCCATTATTTTAAAGTactgaactttttaaaataattatcccTTGAAAAAGAAATGAATCTTATCATTATCAGGAATTAATATAGCAACTGATACCTTTCCGACTAGTATATAATCTGTGATAGTTGGTATAGTTGGTAAAGCGTCTCTTGGATGCTGAGTTTGATCCCTGGAAAGCACCACTGACTTATcagagttatatttttaaattaaattcaatagactttaaatatcacatactttaacggtgaaggataaacATCAGAAGTTGAGCCCAGGTCTCAACAACACCAGGTGGACATGCTGTATTGACCAAAGATCTCATGATGTACATGATAAAACCCACCAGGTGACATCACAAATTGGGGCTCAGCGGTTATCACATAATTGACCCCATATAtggtaaaatttttattagataGCCTACTAATTATTAAAGgataatttgtataataattaaacaataactaATGTGAATGATGaaaaacttctaaattaaattagaataaataagaTCATTCTCCTTATTTCAGTGTCTCCTATATTATGAAGGCCTGTTTTCTTTGTGGACAATATGGACTTAATAGAAGACCCTAAGGctgcctagaagagatcgctactaagcgataaggccaccttttgtatccattgttttttttatctatttgtcgtgtacaaataaattatataaataaaaaaattaaaaacatatggACTTCTGGCAGGTTACAATTTAGTTGTTCAATTCGTACCCTGCATACAAATTGCACAACTAAAACCACACATGAAGAAACATGGAACTGCATGGCATTTCTTTGTGATAAGTCATTGTAGCTAATTCTTTGTAACTAATTACTATTTAAGGCAAGAATGCAATTTTAGTAAAGTAATATGCACTATGTGGTATGTTATggggaaaaattaatatatttatattatttaacgcAAGAACCAAATCTCAGCACAATATGTACATACAATATTGTATTGAGTATGAGGCCATTTagaagtattaaaaaattacatctgTTGCTCATTTATTCGCATAATTCTATGATTTgttaatgtataaataatagcaaattaacttattatgtaGTTACATTATCACCTTGTTGCTAACGAACATAAATACATTACTAATATGCATTGAATTGTATGATTATTTATGACGTTGGCGCGTTAATAGGGTAGGTAGTTTATTTTCCATGATTTATCTCAAGACTGATTGTTAATAttgcataaaaa
Coding sequences within:
- the LOC120634913 gene encoding regulator of chromosome condensation isoform X3, which produces MPAARGTKRTASKTSAVTASSAPKNKKKRGAAILLEIPTAPKKRGSVLTCGQGDVGQLGLGEDVMETTKFRHVAALGNKIVDAYAGGMHTIALDSDGKIWTFGCNDEGALGRTTTNEKDEGTPKAVSLPKPAVAIAAGDSHSAALLDNGDVYAWGAFRDSHGSMGLVVRGREGKACKEPVKVDIGEPAVALASGGDHLVMLSVSGSVYTMGCGEQGQLGRLSQRSASRDARQGFSALLVPSKVTLKAGASRIWAGYHATFVLDANKDKMFAWGLNNYGQLGITGEKRKTALYSPAECDAFAGNSWNGVAAGQHHSLAVDESGKAHAIGRCEYGRLGLGDRAGDAEILEPIPKLQNKTCISIAAGTSNSFAVMSSGEVLSWGMGSEGQLGTGSSQDAAEPTSAVCVTHQDHTPLHVSAGGQHTVLLVADPNPQKERTPTPEKETQEEKVEPVEEEKKKRPTKRQKKQEQDEEISSTSSAQPADAAEDTPEAKKRKPTKSNSQLSTTGKKGRRQGEW